Proteins encoded together in one Pectinophora gossypiella chromosome 20, ilPecGoss1.1, whole genome shotgun sequence window:
- the LOC126375927 gene encoding 3-oxoacyl-[acyl-carrier-protein] reductase FabG-like, whose protein sequence is MTFVNKVVLVTGASSGIGAATAIEFSKEGAHVVMVGRNEEKIGKVATKCTRVGLKPLVVIADVSKDDDAKRIMKETIEKHGKLDILVNNAGFGRPGCLLDGSVVEAYDQIFDTNVRAVIYLSTLATPYLIQRKGNIVNVSSAAAKTTPWAADSLAYFVSKAAVDQFTRGAALELAPYGIRVNAVNPGPVNTDYLKNAEINAKFEEFSVMTALNRISQPEEIANMIAYLAGEKAVGITGSTFVVDNGMLLKVN, encoded by the coding sequence ATGACGTTTGTTAATAAAGTGGTGCTTGTGACAGGTGCTAGTTCGGGTATCGGAGCTGCTACAGCGATAGAATTCTCCAAAGAAGGAGCACACGTTGTTATGGTCGGAAGAAACGAAGAAAAAATCGGAAAAGTTGCAACAAAGTGCACCCGAGTCGGACTGAAACCTTTAGTTGTCATCGCTGATGTATCCAAAGACGACGACGCAAAAAGAATAATGAAAGAAACTATTGAGAAACATGGTAAACTGGATATTCTTGTGAACAATGCTGGATTCGGCAGACCAGGATGTTTGTTAGACGGAAGTGTTGTAGAAGCTTACGACCAAATTTTTGATACTAACGTTAGAGCTGTGATTTATTTATCAACATTAGCTACTCCTTATCTTATACAAAGAAAGGGAAATATAGTCAATGTGTCTAGTGCTGCAGCTAAAACCACCCCTTGGGCAGCAGATTCCTTAGCATACTTTGTTTCCAAAGCTGCTGTAGATCAATTTACACGAGGAGCAGCATTGGAATTAGCACCTTATGGAATAAGAGTGAATGCTGTAAACCCAGGACCAGTTAATACTGATTATCTCAAAAATGCGGAGATCAATGCAAAGTTTGAAGAATTTTCAGTAATGACAGCattaaatagaatatcacaACCTGAAGAAATAGCAAATATGATCGCTTATTTGGCTGGAGAGAAAGCTGTAGGCATAACTGGATCAACATTTGTTGTGGACAATGGGATGCTTTTGAAAGTTAACTAA